From Bacillus pumilus, one genomic window encodes:
- a CDS encoding APC family permease, with protein MYSLMKRILIGKPLKSQAAGEQKLSKIKALALLSSDALSSVAYGTEQILIVLSVVSAAAFWYSLPIAGCVLILLMALILSYRQIIYAYPEGGGAYVVSSRNLGEKPGLIAGGSLLVDYILTVAVSISAGTDAITSAFPALYPYHVLISIVLVIVIMVLNLRGLTESASILAYPVYLFVFSLLILIGVGGFKLLTGGVPPAPEHAAVGTHVQGITLFLLLKAFSSGCSALTGVEAISNTIPSFKKPAAQNAARTLLMMGGLLAVLFVGVTLLAFGFGISPKPEETVVSQIASDTFGRTFFYYVIQAVTALILILAANTGFSAFPLLAVNLAKDKYMPRMFTVRGDRLGYSNGIIFLGVASMLLIWLFDGKTEHLIPLYAVGVFIPFTLSQTGMCVKWIREKPQGWKTKMPINIVGALISFTVFMILILTKFHLVWPVFVFMPIVLFIFHSIKKHYLSVGEQLRLLNETEPVEIKGNVVIVPIAGVTRVVEQSVQYARSLSDQVIAVHVSFDKEKDKKIEEDWEKLNSGVRLVMLHSSYRSLIHPLDKFLETIEAKANAHQYKVMVLVPQFIPKKRWHTILHNQSAFLLRFRLLWKRDIVVATLPYHFKK; from the coding sequence ATGTACAGTTTGATGAAGCGTATTTTAATTGGTAAACCATTAAAATCACAGGCAGCAGGAGAACAAAAACTATCAAAAATCAAAGCGTTGGCATTATTGTCATCAGACGCATTGTCATCAGTTGCATACGGTACAGAACAAATTTTAATTGTTCTTTCCGTGGTTAGTGCAGCAGCATTTTGGTACTCACTCCCGATTGCAGGTTGCGTATTAATTCTTTTAATGGCGTTAATTCTATCTTACCGCCAGATCATTTATGCTTATCCAGAAGGCGGAGGGGCATATGTTGTCTCTAGCAGAAACCTAGGTGAAAAACCAGGATTGATCGCTGGTGGGTCATTGCTTGTAGACTATATTTTGACTGTAGCAGTGAGCATATCAGCGGGTACTGATGCCATCACATCGGCTTTTCCAGCACTATATCCATATCATGTTTTGATCTCAATTGTATTGGTCATCGTGATTATGGTGCTCAACCTTCGTGGATTGACAGAATCGGCATCTATCCTGGCTTATCCTGTATACTTGTTTGTATTTTCACTCCTTATCTTAATTGGAGTAGGTGGCTTCAAATTATTAACAGGAGGCGTACCGCCAGCACCTGAGCATGCAGCGGTAGGCACACACGTACAAGGCATTACATTATTTCTGTTATTAAAAGCTTTTTCATCTGGCTGTTCTGCTCTGACTGGAGTAGAAGCCATTTCAAATACCATTCCATCCTTTAAAAAACCAGCTGCTCAAAATGCAGCAAGAACATTATTGATGATGGGTGGATTACTAGCCGTTTTATTTGTGGGGGTCACATTGCTTGCATTTGGTTTTGGCATCTCACCAAAGCCAGAAGAAACGGTTGTATCACAAATTGCATCAGACACTTTTGGACGTACGTTTTTCTATTACGTGATTCAGGCTGTCACAGCGCTAATCTTAATATTAGCGGCAAATACCGGCTTTTCAGCCTTTCCTTTATTGGCTGTCAATTTAGCAAAGGATAAATATATGCCGCGTATGTTTACTGTAAGAGGAGACCGGCTTGGTTACTCCAATGGCATTATCTTTTTAGGCGTAGCCTCTATGCTGCTCATTTGGTTGTTTGATGGGAAAACAGAACACCTCATCCCGCTATATGCTGTCGGTGTGTTCATTCCATTTACCCTGTCGCAGACCGGCATGTGTGTGAAGTGGATTCGAGAAAAACCGCAGGGCTGGAAAACGAAAATGCCAATCAATATAGTCGGAGCACTGATTTCTTTTACAGTTTTCATGATACTCATTTTGACCAAGTTCCATCTCGTATGGCCAGTATTTGTTTTCATGCCTATTGTTCTATTTATCTTTCATTCCATTAAAAAGCATTACCTGTCTGTTGGAGAACAACTGCGTTTATTGAATGAAACAGAGCCTGTTGAGATTAAAGGGAATGTGGTCATCGTACCGATAGCAGGTGTAACACGTGTCGTCGAACAATCTGTCCAATATGCAAGGTCTTTGTCAGATCAAGTCATAGCGGTTCATGTATCCTTTGATAAAGAAAAGGATAAGAAAATTGAAGAGGATTGGGAAAAACTAAACAGCGGTGTACGGCTTGTGATGCTGCATTCTTCCTATCGAAGCCTCATTCACCCGCTTGATAAATTTCTTGAAACCATTGAGGCAAAAGCAAATGCGCATCAATATAAAGTGATGGTGCTCGTGCCTCAATTTATCCCGAAAAAAAGATGGCACACCATTTTGCATAATCAATCTGCCTTTTTATTAAGATTCCGCCTTTTATGGAAGCGTGATATTGTGGTGGCGACCCTCCCATATCATTTTAAAAAGTAG
- a CDS encoding cellulose biosynthesis cyclic di-GMP-binding regulatory protein BcsB has product MKSVKWMIFILALSLAIQPFFMASQAMAQSNRVQVKDDWVRSSKGSQTETQHLSEDVVTLYGQEDRTEFSYQMEKEKVESSTLTLNIEASPLLISPSSFTVMIDGEIEKTIPVSGKNQKKSIQIKLNKAQLKKGSHQIQLAFYGVLKEGVCINQETPANWLKVYPESELAFKGAQTKDVTLDSFPSPFIPSGEQKEQTDIVIPNTPEAAELEAAMKIYRTLKNKDRLADLKLVQEKDLKQIAHPTIAVGAKGSWKGRMKSIEQAAGIKTESNQLTLAVRTLTAKKKEQPILFVSAKQPKTIAEKISVLTQPELTGQLTGTDLLLQKVTANASKPSHHIRLIDFGGDDVTVGTKKTASDHYYYPKALIAQQKSGAKLNLSFKKSDPANKAERLTVMINNEPYDIPLTKLLNKDENGFYHVSIPVDSQVLQKNEYVDLQFVTTGFKSMESCRHTDEEGWIYIDKNSSLQIPEGTNSDTPDLAAWPLPYTSKTQQGNTLIIMPDQIKQATINQMAMLTESFSQPEAAQYHLIKASNVTNEQLKKNSLIFIGGIQTFSLLKEKADDLIVPAKKGQYDVSSFGMINETTARIVWTQPSVWNKEQTMTVFAGMTAADADVSNDMIRFLQTNTETATVAIESKNKEMFSNHQTVTSTTNDLKKGEKQGDGESWIYFACIAVLIIFVVMMIVYFVRKNRKKTE; this is encoded by the coding sequence TTGAAATCGGTCAAATGGATGATTTTTATATTAGCGCTATCCCTTGCTATTCAGCCTTTTTTCATGGCAAGTCAAGCAATGGCGCAATCCAATCGAGTACAAGTGAAAGACGATTGGGTTCGCTCATCAAAAGGAAGTCAAACAGAAACGCAGCATCTATCAGAAGATGTGGTGACTTTGTATGGACAAGAAGACCGCACTGAATTTTCCTATCAAATGGAGAAAGAAAAAGTAGAGTCTAGCACTCTTACATTAAATATAGAGGCTTCACCATTACTCATTTCGCCATCGTCTTTCACAGTGATGATCGATGGAGAGATTGAAAAGACAATCCCTGTATCAGGGAAAAACCAAAAAAAATCGATTCAAATCAAATTGAACAAAGCGCAATTGAAAAAAGGATCTCATCAAATTCAGCTCGCATTTTATGGTGTGTTAAAAGAAGGTGTGTGTATCAACCAAGAGACACCTGCCAATTGGCTGAAAGTATATCCTGAAAGTGAGCTGGCGTTCAAAGGAGCTCAAACGAAAGACGTGACGTTAGACAGCTTCCCTTCACCTTTTATTCCATCAGGTGAGCAGAAAGAACAAACAGATATTGTGATTCCAAATACACCGGAAGCGGCTGAATTAGAAGCGGCTATGAAAATCTATCGTACGTTGAAAAACAAAGACCGTCTAGCAGACCTCAAACTCGTTCAAGAAAAGGACCTCAAGCAAATTGCGCATCCAACCATTGCTGTGGGAGCAAAAGGAAGCTGGAAAGGACGAATGAAATCAATCGAGCAAGCGGCTGGAATTAAAACAGAAAGCAATCAACTTACGTTAGCGGTGAGAACCCTGACAGCAAAGAAAAAAGAACAGCCCATTTTATTTGTCTCTGCTAAGCAGCCAAAGACAATTGCTGAAAAAATCAGTGTCCTGACTCAACCTGAACTGACGGGTCAGCTCACTGGTACCGACCTGCTGCTGCAAAAGGTGACAGCTAATGCTTCTAAGCCATCGCATCATATTCGTTTAATAGATTTTGGCGGAGATGATGTCACAGTTGGAACCAAAAAGACGGCATCTGATCACTACTATTATCCGAAAGCATTAATCGCTCAACAAAAATCAGGTGCAAAACTAAATCTATCATTTAAAAAATCGGATCCAGCGAACAAAGCGGAACGTCTAACAGTGATGATCAATAACGAACCGTACGACATACCGTTAACAAAACTATTAAACAAAGATGAGAATGGATTCTATCATGTGTCCATTCCAGTAGACTCGCAAGTGCTTCAAAAGAACGAGTATGTTGACTTGCAATTTGTCACAACGGGTTTTAAAAGCATGGAATCGTGCAGACATACGGATGAAGAAGGCTGGATTTACATTGACAAGAACAGCTCTCTTCAAATACCAGAAGGAACAAATAGTGATACACCGGATTTAGCCGCATGGCCGCTTCCTTACACTTCAAAAACACAGCAAGGAAACACATTGATCATCATGCCAGATCAAATCAAGCAAGCAACGATCAATCAAATGGCGATGCTGACAGAATCATTTAGTCAGCCGGAAGCTGCTCAATATCATTTGATCAAAGCATCGAATGTGACAAATGAACAATTGAAAAAGAACTCTCTCATTTTCATCGGGGGCATCCAGACATTCTCTCTTTTAAAAGAAAAAGCAGACGATCTCATCGTTCCAGCGAAAAAGGGTCAATATGATGTATCCTCATTTGGCATGATCAACGAAACCACAGCTCGTATTGTATGGACGCAGCCATCTGTATGGAATAAAGAACAAACAATGACCGTTTTTGCAGGAATGACGGCAGCTGACGCTGATGTTTCAAATGATATGATACGTTTCCTTCAAACAAATACGGAGACCGCAACAGTTGCAATAGAAAGCAAAAACAAAGAGATGTTCTCTAATCATCAAACAGTCACCAGCACAACAAATGATCTGAAAAAAGGTGAAAAGCAAGGCGATGGTGAGTCTTGGATTTACTTTGCGTGTATCGCTGTACTGATCATTTTTGTGGTGATGATGATTGTTTATTTCGTACGAAAAAATCGCAAAAAAACTGAGTGA
- a CDS encoding ribonuclease YeeF family protein, with the protein MGKILDAKALTSATDTRAKHYQELREQMVDLKKTLQGMANLGDDFTGKGADNIKSFYKELAGNVDMFISFIDKQKAFHEGVSGTLDDTNFGGDTFVEEHFLDNAVHMGIKNAKSIVKDQKKALKTIFQDIDDLISLEVFDSKTFDEKIANAEDERKKTVKDLRELDQNLKDEYALSETEQQATMALYAEMMNATNDGKAISPMNFDKKAYQNSEIYKAKSDIEKQTAEYLKIKKEQEEAREIAKEQEALANRPWYEKALDYGGNIVNELTGVNDAKRAATGVDPVTGEELTAGQRVAAGGMAAAGYIPIVGWAGRIFKGGKAVYKTTQATSAAVRAVDIYKTSQKSFDALKTSQKGLYGLTATNGFSEAITGRDMFGNKVSKEQQEASMNAALGMLLPFGAKGFHGKMGVKSTAKNVDNGTVWRNIKVTQPLYEGTKIPKSFELATADGKFWVHPNGTKHMVEYITRDATTHGMPINSQTLLSSFQSSVNNAAKQGIKYEEIMKVGNWELIFSKPRGDGLLPVIKHAVYMP; encoded by the coding sequence CTGGGCAAGATACTTGATGCAAAAGCACTAACAAGTGCCACGGACACAAGGGCAAAACACTACCAGGAACTCCGCGAACAAATGGTAGATTTAAAAAAGACACTTCAAGGCATGGCAAACCTCGGTGATGATTTCACTGGAAAAGGCGCCGACAACATTAAAAGCTTTTATAAAGAGCTGGCTGGAAATGTAGACATGTTTATCAGCTTCATTGATAAGCAAAAGGCCTTTCATGAAGGTGTTTCTGGGACACTCGATGATACAAACTTTGGCGGCGATACCTTCGTAGAAGAACACTTTTTAGACAACGCAGTACATATGGGCATCAAAAATGCCAAAAGCATTGTAAAGGATCAAAAAAAGGCACTCAAAACGATTTTTCAAGACATCGACGACCTCATTTCTCTAGAGGTATTTGACAGCAAAACCTTTGATGAAAAAATTGCAAATGCAGAAGATGAACGAAAAAAGACAGTAAAAGACCTAAGAGAGCTTGATCAAAATTTAAAAGATGAATATGCTTTGTCAGAAACGGAGCAGCAAGCTACAATGGCATTGTACGCGGAAATGATGAATGCCACAAATGACGGAAAAGCGATTTCGCCTATGAATTTTGACAAGAAAGCGTATCAAAATAGCGAAATCTACAAGGCAAAAAGCGATATTGAGAAGCAAACTGCTGAATATCTCAAAATTAAAAAAGAACAAGAAGAAGCTAGAGAAATCGCAAAGGAACAAGAAGCACTCGCCAACCGCCCTTGGTATGAAAAAGCACTTGATTATGGTGGAAATATCGTGAATGAACTGACTGGTGTAAACGATGCAAAACGCGCCGCAACGGGCGTTGACCCGGTCACAGGCGAAGAACTTACCGCAGGACAGCGCGTCGCCGCAGGCGGCATGGCAGCAGCAGGTTATATCCCAATCGTCGGTTGGGCAGGCCGCATTTTCAAAGGCGGGAAAGCCGTTTATAAAACAACTCAAGCCACCTCGGCCGCAGTCAGAGCAGTCGATATTTACAAGACATCGCAAAAGTCTTTTGACGCCCTAAAAACATCCCAAAAAGGCTTATATGGCCTCACCGCCACCAACGGCTTCAGCGAAGCGATTACGGGGCGAGATATGTTTGGAAATAAGGTCTCGAAAGAACAGCAGGAAGCGAGCATGAACGCAGCGCTTGGAATGCTTTTGCCGTTTGGGGCGAAAGGGTTTCATGGGAAGATGGGGGTTAAAAGTACTGCTAAAAATGTAGATAATGGTACAGTGTGGAGGAATATAAAAGTTACTCAACCACTTTATGAAGGTACAAAAATCCCAAAATCTTTTGAATTAGCAACAGCAGATGGAAAGTTCTGGGTGCATCCAAATGGAACAAAACATATGGTTGAGTATATAACAAGAGATGCTACTACACATGGTATGCCGATAAATAGTCAAACTTTATTGTCGAGTTTCCAAAGCTCTGTTAACAATGCTGCTAAGCAAGGAATTAAATATGAAGAAATTATGAAGGTAGGTAATTGGGAATTAATATTTAGTAAACCCCGGGGAGACGGATTACTACCAGTAATAAAGCATGCTGTGTATATGCCTTAA
- a CDS encoding pyruvate oxidase, producing the protein MPQRTAGKEVTALLEEWGVKHIYGMPGDSINELIEELRHESSQIQFIQTRHEEVAALSAAADAKLTGKLGVCLSIAGPGAVHLLNGLYDAKADGAPVLAIAGQVASAEVGRDAFQEIKLERMFDDVAVFNQQVQTAEALPDLLNQAIKAAYTHKGVAVLTVSDDLFSQKIKRKPIYTSPLYVEGEVRPKKDQLLKAAQLINNAKKPVILAGKGLRNAKEELLSFAEKAAAPIVITLPAKGVVPDRHPYFLGNLGQIGTKPAYEAMEECDLLIMLGTSFPYRDYLPEDTPAIQLDIKPDQIGKRYPVDVGIVSDSKSGLHELTSYIEYKEQRGFLEACTEHMMKWREEMDKEKSVATSPIKPQQVIARLEEAVEDDAILSVDVGNVTVWMARHFEMKQQDFIISSWLATMGCGLPGAISAKLNEPNRQAIAVCGDGGFTMVMQDFVTAVKYKLPIVVVILNNNNLGMIEYEQQVKGNMNYGIELEDIDFAKFAEACGGKGISVSSHEELAPAFDTALQSDKPVIIDVTVANEPPLPGKITYTQAAGFSKYLLKKFFEKGELDIPPLKKSLKRFF; encoded by the coding sequence ATGCCGCAAAGAACCGCAGGAAAAGAAGTAACAGCGCTACTGGAAGAGTGGGGCGTGAAACATATTTATGGAATGCCCGGCGACAGCATAAACGAATTGATTGAAGAACTTAGGCATGAATCAAGCCAAATACAATTTATACAAACGAGACATGAAGAAGTGGCAGCACTTTCAGCGGCGGCTGATGCCAAACTAACAGGTAAACTCGGTGTCTGCTTATCAATCGCTGGACCGGGTGCTGTCCACTTATTAAATGGACTATATGATGCAAAAGCAGATGGTGCACCAGTTTTAGCAATTGCAGGACAGGTTGCTTCGGCCGAAGTAGGAAGAGACGCATTCCAAGAAATCAAATTAGAGCGGATGTTTGATGATGTCGCTGTCTTTAATCAGCAGGTACAGACGGCAGAAGCGCTGCCTGACTTATTGAATCAAGCCATCAAAGCAGCTTATACCCATAAAGGTGTGGCAGTTCTCACCGTATCGGATGACTTATTTTCTCAAAAAATTAAGCGTAAACCCATTTATACATCTCCTCTTTATGTTGAGGGAGAAGTACGGCCAAAGAAAGATCAACTGCTAAAGGCAGCTCAGCTGATTAACAATGCGAAGAAGCCAGTCATCTTAGCAGGTAAAGGATTAAGAAATGCAAAAGAAGAGCTTCTTTCATTTGCAGAAAAGGCAGCTGCTCCTATCGTCATCACACTCCCTGCAAAAGGGGTTGTGCCAGACAGGCATCCATACTTTTTAGGTAACCTAGGTCAAATTGGAACGAAGCCGGCATATGAAGCGATGGAAGAATGTGATCTCTTAATTATGCTTGGAACCTCCTTTCCATATAGAGACTACTTACCAGAGGACACGCCAGCCATTCAACTGGATATTAAACCAGATCAAATCGGTAAAAGATATCCAGTAGATGTGGGAATCGTGAGCGACAGCAAGAGTGGTTTGCATGAACTGACTTCCTACATTGAATATAAAGAGCAGCGTGGTTTTCTTGAAGCTTGTACAGAGCATATGATGAAGTGGCGAGAAGAAATGGATAAGGAAAAATCCGTTGCTACTTCACCGATTAAACCACAGCAAGTCATTGCTAGATTAGAAGAAGCAGTCGAAGACGACGCTATTCTTTCAGTTGATGTTGGTAATGTGACGGTCTGGATGGCACGTCATTTCGAAATGAAACAGCAGGATTTCATTATCTCCAGCTGGCTTGCCACAATGGGCTGTGGTTTACCTGGTGCGATTTCGGCTAAGTTAAATGAACCGAACCGACAAGCCATTGCTGTCTGTGGTGATGGAGGCTTCACAATGGTCATGCAAGACTTTGTGACAGCTGTAAAATATAAGCTCCCGATCGTTGTCGTGATCTTAAACAACAACAATTTAGGAATGATTGAATATGAGCAACAGGTAAAAGGAAACATGAATTATGGTATAGAGCTGGAGGATATTGATTTTGCTAAGTTTGCAGAAGCATGTGGCGGCAAAGGAATCTCTGTGTCATCACATGAAGAATTAGCGCCAGCCTTTGATACAGCCCTTCAATCTGATAAACCAGTCATTATTGATGTCACTGTCGCCAATGAACCCCCGTTACCTGGAAAAATCACGTACACCCAAGCAGCAGGCTTCAGTAAATATTTATTGAAAAAATTCTTTGAAAAAGGTGAGCTGGATATCCCTCCACTCAAGAAAAGCCTCAAACGCTTTTTCTAA
- a CDS encoding GNAT family N-acetyltransferase translates to MFVYQDQEISMRLLEPRDARSLYLLIQRSREYLREWMLWVDSTQTEEDSMAFIQSAMQQAMQNNGFQAGIWSHGELVGIIGTHQIHWINRTVSIGYWLGEGYQGKGTMTKACKAVIRYLFEECGLHRIEIRAAVDNQKSRRIAERLSFSLEGILRQCEWLGNRFTDHCVYALLQPEYMKQKTYSMNQPT, encoded by the coding sequence ATGTTTGTTTATCAGGATCAAGAGATATCCATGCGGCTGCTTGAGCCAAGAGACGCAAGAAGTCTGTATTTGCTCATTCAGCGGTCGAGAGAGTATTTACGTGAATGGATGCTTTGGGTGGATTCAACGCAGACAGAGGAAGACAGTATGGCGTTTATCCAAAGCGCCATGCAGCAAGCGATGCAGAACAACGGTTTTCAAGCGGGCATCTGGTCACATGGAGAACTCGTCGGCATCATTGGCACCCATCAAATTCATTGGATCAATAGGACCGTTTCAATCGGCTATTGGCTCGGAGAAGGCTATCAAGGAAAAGGCACCATGACAAAAGCCTGCAAAGCGGTCATTCGCTATTTATTTGAAGAGTGCGGACTGCACCGTATTGAGATTAGGGCTGCTGTCGACAATCAGAAAAGCAGACGCATTGCAGAGAGATTATCCTTTTCGCTTGAGGGAATATTAAGGCAATGTGAATGGCTGGGCAATCGCTTTACCGATCATTGTGTGTACGCCCTTTTACAGCCTGAATATATGAAACAAAAAACGTATTCGATGAATCAGCCCACTTAA
- a CDS encoding EcsC family protein — translation MEEKEWLKAQLKEIEQWEKDQQKVWFWEKLSRLPFQMLDKLTPAFIQKKIGVLLDEMGHYIQSGGAYLTSEKGIIHQFQKKCADDSIQRIEDIEKAPIEIMDAISEHMGKNRTNLATVQGATTGVGGMFTLAADIPAVLGLSLKTLQDIAVTYGYDPKNKKERVFIIKCLQLNSADVVGKKSILKELRSYQASEGKHENMISQIQGWREVVYNYRDSFGWKKLFQLVPIAGILFGAVSNRSQLKGIAETGMMQYRKRRIVTRLEELTQQEQSESGA, via the coding sequence ATGGAGGAAAAAGAGTGGCTAAAAGCACAATTAAAGGAGATTGAACAGTGGGAGAAAGACCAGCAAAAGGTATGGTTTTGGGAGAAACTCAGCCGCCTTCCATTTCAAATGCTGGACAAGCTGACGCCTGCCTTTATTCAGAAAAAAATCGGTGTGCTGCTTGATGAAATGGGGCATTACATTCAATCAGGCGGTGCCTATTTGACATCAGAAAAAGGCATCATCCATCAATTTCAAAAGAAATGTGCTGATGATTCCATTCAGCGCATAGAAGATATTGAAAAAGCTCCTATTGAAATCATGGATGCCATTAGTGAACATATGGGGAAAAACAGGACGAACCTCGCCACGGTACAAGGTGCGACAACTGGTGTCGGCGGTATGTTTACGCTGGCAGCAGATATTCCTGCGGTACTGGGTCTCTCCCTTAAAACATTACAGGATATTGCCGTCACCTATGGCTATGATCCTAAAAACAAGAAAGAGCGGGTCTTCATCATTAAATGCTTACAGCTGAACTCTGCTGATGTGGTTGGGAAGAAATCTATATTAAAAGAGCTGAGGAGCTATCAAGCTTCAGAAGGAAAGCACGAAAACATGATTTCCCAAATCCAAGGGTGGCGTGAAGTGGTGTATAATTACCGGGATTCGTTTGGCTGGAAGAAGCTGTTTCAGCTTGTTCCCATAGCAGGCATTTTGTTTGGCGCAGTTTCCAACCGCTCACAACTAAAAGGTATTGCCGAAACAGGCATGATGCAATACCGAAAGCGAAGAATTGTCACAAGATTAGAAGAGCTCACGCAGCAAGAACAGAGTGAATCTGGTGCATAA
- a CDS encoding toxin-antitoxin system YwqK family antitoxin: MLNDILTKKLVIESGIEFEKSLEYGGPYELAIVEYTQGGKEKLFTGLAYDMYENGHIESYFYVEKGIKQGKYVEFYSNGSVKKIGYMRKNATEGYQVEFFENGNKKYECECIAGREMTYIKYDKEGNVKEHKAEPSESDLIYAEKFND; the protein is encoded by the coding sequence ATATTGAATGATATATTGACAAAGAAGTTAGTTATAGAAAGTGGTATTGAGTTTGAAAAGTCTCTAGAGTATGGGGGACCCTACGAACTAGCGATTGTAGAATATACTCAAGGAGGGAAAGAAAAACTATTTACTGGACTAGCCTATGATATGTACGAAAACGGACATATTGAAAGTTATTTCTATGTAGAGAAAGGTATTAAACAGGGGAAGTATGTGGAGTTTTACTCAAATGGCAGTGTGAAAAAAATAGGGTATATGAGGAAGAACGCTACAGAGGGATATCAAGTTGAGTTTTTTGAGAATGGAAATAAAAAGTATGAATGTGAATGTATTGCTGGCCGAGAGATGACTTACATAAAATATGATAAAGAGGGTAATGTGAAAGAGCATAAGGCAGAACCTAGTGAATCAGATTTAATATATGCTGAAAAATTCAATGATTGA
- a CDS encoding GlsB/YeaQ/YmgE family stress response membrane protein has protein sequence MLGFLISLVVAIVIGLIGSALAGGSVPGGWIGSMIAGLAGAWIGHGLLGTWGPSLAGFAIFPAILGAAIFVIILSLIFRSVGSRVS, from the coding sequence ATGTTAGGATTTCTGATTTCATTAGTTGTGGCGATTGTCATCGGCCTTATTGGCAGTGCACTCGCTGGAGGCAGTGTACCAGGAGGATGGATCGGTTCAATGATTGCCGGGCTTGCAGGTGCTTGGATTGGTCATGGATTACTTGGAACGTGGGGTCCTAGTCTGGCAGGCTTTGCGATCTTTCCAGCAATCTTAGGAGCAGCGATCTTTGTCATTATCTTAAGCCTGATCTTCCGCAGTGTGGGATCAAGGGTATCTTAA
- a CDS encoding Nramp family divalent metal transporter codes for MTNKYIEAQAHMSAAAERALEGKVKGFRRLLPFLGPAFIAAIAYIDPGNFATNIAAGSKYGYLLLWVILISNLMALLIQSLSAKLGIATGKNLPEIAREEFPKPVSIGLWIQGELVIIATDLAEFIGAALGLYLLFRIPLLEASIIAAIGSFAILELQRRGYRALEAGITGMLFVVVIAFAVQTFVAKPDIASVAGGLFIPKFDGADSVLLAAGILGATVMPHAIYLHSALTQRRVVGRTEKEKKQIFRFEFLDILIAMIVAGAINASMLIVAAALFYKNGLFVEDLDVAFQHFGTLAGPVSAILFGVGLLVAGLSSSSVGTLSGDIIMQGFIQYRIPLYVRRLITIIPPIAIIASGVNPTSALVMSQVVLSFGIAFALIPLILFTSKKRIMGELTNARWVTGISWVIAALVVALNLFLIVDTFM; via the coding sequence ATGACAAACAAATACATTGAGGCACAGGCACACATGTCAGCGGCAGCTGAACGTGCACTTGAAGGAAAGGTCAAAGGATTTAGAAGGCTCCTTCCTTTTCTCGGCCCTGCTTTTATCGCAGCCATTGCATATATTGATCCAGGAAATTTCGCCACCAACATTGCGGCTGGCTCCAAATACGGATATCTCCTTTTATGGGTCATTCTCATATCAAATCTCATGGCTTTGCTCATCCAGTCCTTATCCGCAAAGCTTGGAATCGCGACAGGTAAAAACTTACCTGAAATCGCACGTGAAGAGTTTCCAAAACCCGTTTCAATCGGTTTATGGATTCAGGGAGAGCTCGTCATTATTGCCACGGATTTAGCTGAGTTTATCGGGGCGGCACTTGGTTTATACTTGCTTTTTCGAATCCCTCTGCTTGAAGCATCTATTATCGCCGCTATCGGTTCATTTGCGATATTAGAGCTGCAAAGACGAGGCTATCGAGCATTAGAAGCAGGTATTACAGGCATGCTGTTCGTTGTCGTGATCGCTTTCGCTGTGCAAACCTTTGTCGCCAAACCAGATATCGCAAGTGTCGCTGGCGGACTTTTCATTCCAAAATTTGATGGCGCAGACAGCGTGCTGCTTGCAGCTGGAATTTTAGGTGCTACTGTGATGCCTCACGCAATCTACTTACATTCAGCTTTAACCCAAAGAAGAGTCGTCGGCAGAACGGAAAAGGAGAAAAAGCAGATTTTCCGCTTTGAGTTTTTAGATATCCTCATTGCCATGATAGTCGCCGGGGCCATCAATGCCAGCATGTTGATTGTGGCAGCCGCTTTATTTTATAAAAATGGTCTCTTTGTTGAAGATCTGGATGTTGCGTTTCAGCATTTTGGTACACTCGCAGGGCCTGTATCAGCCATCTTATTTGGTGTAGGTCTGCTTGTAGCCGGACTATCCAGCTCTTCTGTTGGTACACTGTCAGGCGATATCATTATGCAGGGCTTTATTCAATACCGAATCCCGCTATATGTCCGCCGGCTGATTACCATCATTCCCCCTATTGCGATCATTGCATCTGGGGTGAACCCGACCTCCGCGCTTGTGATGAGTCAGGTCGTCTTATCCTTTGGTATTGCCTTTGCTTTAATTCCGCTCATTTTATTTACAAGTAAAAAGCGAATTATGGGCGAATTAACGAATGCCCGCTGGGTGACAGGAATATCTTGGGTGATAGCAGCTCTTGTTGTAGCACTTAATCTTTTCTTAATTGTAGATACGTTTATGTAA